In the Necator americanus strain Aroian chromosome X, whole genome shotgun sequence genome, TAGAATTATCAATCTTcggtaattttattttacgttGACCTTCTTCGTAAACTCGTTGAATTCCGaacattcgaaaaattcaACTTCGTCTTATCTTTCGCATTTTAATTCTTgaaattctcgaaatttctatTTGTCTAAGTAAAACAAATCCTGTGTATTTTTGGTAACaattgttttatttgcttAATATATTCCTGTTGAAAATGTCCTTAAGTTATTCCTGAAAATGTTTACGTGAAATGAAATGGGATTACGATTTTATGGGATATAAAATAGAAGTAAAGACAGATTTTAATTGGCTaactagaaaaatttctgactTCGATTTGGATACGTGTTAGCAAAATACGAAACATTGATTGGGACCAATCAAAAATTGAtgcagaaacagaaacaaatcttttttctgctatcctcattatttcctttttcattctgaaaataatataataatgtaatataatataataataaatataatatatttccataatttaaatttggtactaataatattaatattttcggTACTTTAACGACTCTTAACTTCTAGTAAATTGTAGTCCTGGATATAGTTAGAAAACCTTCTCAAGAGCACAGTTTGTTTCTTTGAGACCATTagcattttacttttttcaaaatttgcagtggGATACAGCATACAACAATTACATAATTTGGTTTAAAATTCATTCCCAGCCTTCagattatgatttttttcacatgtttcatttaaaaacgAGTCAATTCTCGATAATCTCTGTTAATTATTTGCGTACATACTTCTGCAGACTTAAGGTATAGAGGTCTCGGTCTTCTTTTAATGCATGTAGCTCATACATTGTTCGTTGCAAACAGTTTGGTGCGGCCAGCATTATAACTGAAACTCCATCTTGATAAGTTCATCGAAATTTTATAAAACATAATTTTTAACTTACAAATCTTTAGTAGTTTGTTGTTTTGACGCCTTCGTTCTGCTTCTTCAGAAAGGTTTCagctgcgtttttttttcagttaaaatCCTGAAACAATCTTAATTGGAATTCACACCGTCTGGAAGATATCCTTCACTTGTTTAATGTCAAGTGTCACTCATAAAAGAATATGTAGTTTATAGGAAGACTTCAAAAGAGTAAAAGTTCTCTTTTACCTGGAGTTTTTGAGTGCGCAGTTTTTATGAGTGTGATCTGTTATTCCGTATTGTGAGCAAAATCTTTAATCTGGTCGAAATAGGATTATACTGTTTGTAAAGCACGAGCATCATTTTTCACAACATTCTGAACGATACATGTTTCACTAGGAATTCTTTTgctattcaaatatttatcggtgtgaaaaattcttttcagatAGATCTATTTTAGGTACGTGCACATCCAGAGAAGTTTGGCGTCGCCAACGTTATATCAAGAACACAATCGCATGAGAAGATGCAATCATTAAATACTAAGAAGGATCTTAAGTATGCTCACATTTATCAATTATGGTCTTTCCTTGAAAAGTTCTTGTCctaatttcatgaaatttcaaCAGACGTCACTCTATTGGCGGTTACTCTCTAGAAATGGACACTCCTGAAGATAGAGCTGCGACAAAAATTCAGGCAGAAATTCGAGGATTCTTAGCGAGAAAACATgtggaaaagatgaaaaaagaagataatgaAGCTGCCACAAAGATTCAAGCCCATATTAGGTGGTTCTCGTTTTGCACACATTATTACATGAACAACTACAAATTATTCTTTGGATGTTACTAAATTGTGATTATTTCAGAGGGTTCCTGACACGAAAACACTTAGACGAGCAAGGACTCTTATCTCCGACACGTTCTCGAAGCTCACTTCATTCCCGCGATTCCGATGAAAATCATAATTAACAATGTGCGTATTTCTtaggcttaaaggcagcataccacgaatctggggtggtaccgatttcaggtggagtatccgtatacggggtcgtagatcatgtAGACGGGgtagttccactcatctctccctgcaatcactgcaagcagccgcctccaggatgctgttttgtacgacttCATCTATTTCAACGATCCACCCCTTCCACCGCCTCcgctctgcgattcgtcgaaaatcaattccgACTGCCCCGATAAACGGTAAGAggcgctacgcgtgcaagggtggcgcgctgcaatagaaggcatcgtacaaaacagcattcaggggccggctgcttgcagtaatgccgggagagatgagcggaactaccccgtctccgtaatctacgaccccgtatacggataccccacctgaaatcggtaccaccccagattcgtagaatgctgcctttaaacatccAACCGTAGAATAAGTATTGAGATATCAGAAGTGAGCGGTTGCACACCACACTCCTTCCTTTTTCCATTGAAACTTATTTTGATTGTAAGAGGAAAAATCTACAGAAAACAAGTACAACACAgattaaaaattgtttacCATAACTATGCTCTTAGATCATGTTTAGAGCATTCATGCATGAGGAAGGAACTAGGCCttaagaagaggagaaagagaTTCTCAACTTAATGAGTCAATCCATACCAGTTTTTCGAGTCAGTTACCCGAAAATGTCAGTTTTCGGATACATTTGAGACATAGAATGCTTTCTACGAGGTCATTCCGAGAGAAAGTAATCGGTCAGCGCAAATGTACCTATGCTAAGTGCTTTTCTAAGAAGTCAAACAGCTACGATTTTGCACGAGTTCTCCGTTGTCGAATACTGACTCCACATAAATACGAAAAGTAACATCACTAAGGAAAGTATTCTACGCATGGCTACTACATCCCATAGTAGTAGTTGTGTTGGAAAAGAAGTATAAAATTTAGTTGTAAGTctttaatagaaataattctaCAGACAAAATGGAGCATGACGTTGTCACTGGAATAAAGATAGCTTGCTTTcgatatttaatttttatttcaatttttttcgacatttaCCAATTTTCCCTGTTTCAAGGCGAAGGTTTATATAACTGTATGTTTGTAGTCCGTTGTCGTTGTTGTCCATGAAAcgggaatgaaaaaaaggatccaGATGGTTGGGGGTCTGACTGAGTACAACTTGTCAGCATCtgaatgttctttttctattgttgTGGATTGATTGCTGCTCATGTTTGGAGGTTGTTCGATTCACAGTCTAGTCATCACATCGAAGGTAACATCCATCAGCatcatcatattttttttgaggcTTGACAAAGTTGATGATTTCTCGAAACCATCAAAGAATCCTCATCTTTAAGCCTTCAATCTGGTTTTCTCTGACAGGGAAGAAATTCGTATTACTATTAGGGGTTTACGACGCTTTCATAGTTCTCCTCAAACGCAGCGTCGCGCAAGAGATCgcacagaaatgaaaacacgTCTAGAAGTTACCACTATGCCTGGGACCTCTTTAGCCATATGTAAGTTTGTGTAGCAGTAAATCCCATCGAATTTCAAGTCACAAAACAAATATAGAGGATAAGGATGTGACCTTAGGAGATCTTTGAAGCTCAAGAAATGCGCTAAGCTAATGCACATTTGTACCGAACAATTGATTCCTCTCGGAATGATCCCCTCTGGAAAATACTCCACATTACTAAACTAAAGTTGACCATCACATGAACGATGTGGTAAAAGCGTTATTTACATAGCGTTCGGTTTATCCTAAGACTATGTCTAAGCTGATATATGACATGAATCTTTAACAATTAAGGAAATTTTCTGTGTTGGGTTCTCTCTAGCAAAAAGGGAATCGTTCTTTACATATATAGGAATCAGATGAATCATCACTACTATCTGATCAACTAACGCGAAGTGATGCCGCGTGTAGTGGATTTCATTACTTGTGCTGGCGCAACGAGTTGTTATCGAATAAACCTCTAATACACTTCACATTGTTTCAATCAGTCATTCCTATGAGTGTAAAGAAATGTTTCATTCGTCGGATGGACTGATCAGTCCATTCTCCTCTTTCATCCATCATCATCTGTTGTCTATAGCCATAGGAAGTATTCCACGTCTCTGCTATGATAATTGCAAACTACTTCCTGAACCGTACTTACCAGAGGATACAAACAATCATCGAAAAGTTTCGCATTCAATAcaacattctttctttttaagaactgtttgaaattttcatgtgGAATTTAATGTGGAAGAGGAAACAAAGATTCAACTTGATCTGATGGTTAGTCCTAGTTTCCATGTTTCTTCAGCCCTTTTGCGAAATTCCAACTATATTCTAGCCTATAAACTTTGCTTGAACTGCACTTCATATTCATTTAATCACTGCAGCAAAGATAATTGCCCTCTCCAGCACGCGCTCGTACCCTTTAGTTTCGTGCGTGTGCTGCTCctctcattttgttttttgatatttcttaGTTTCAGCTTCCACTAACCTCCAGGAACAGAGTTTAATCGATATCCCTGGCCACATGTTATTAATCATTGAGCTTTTTTCATATCTAGAAATGCGttctaaataaaaatgtgTAGTAATAAATAGAATGTTTTTGACAGAGAGTTTCTGGTCTAACGAGTTTCTTGTATCcatattttaatttcacttgttttttttttcgaatcattAAATTCAAGTACTAAGCGAACAAGATGGAGCATTTTCATCTCCATTCTTCTCCTgcgaacttaaaggcagcatatcactcATCTAATGTGGTGAGGGGATCCAAGGGAAGAGCTAGAGGTGAAGTTGTAGATTCCCGGATCTGCGGTGGCTTCActcatctctctctaatcgtcataaaaataaaagccgTGAAAGACggtgttctttcctacgagatCAGTTGGAACGCGGTGCATCCCAGTCCAAGCTGAcaaagatcagtgatgtcttctcacccgcctattcaagtgaaaccaatgaataggctgctgagaggatCGGAACGTATACAGagaagagcgttctaacgtacctcgtagggactaaagcgattcccaccagggagagatgagcggaaccaccatgattctccagcttttcccgcggattccccctccacgtcagattcgtggtatgctgcctttaatcgagATGATAAGGTCGCTGAGCTGAGAATGGTACTGTGTGTGCTGTGTGTGGAGAAATGACTCACTTAACTTAATCCGCGGGCTGTTGTCATCGTCTGACGCAATTACACGCATCATCGCCGAGGTgggccgtccttgaacatagctgtgcccaaccttctcgatcttctgcaaaagtttgcacagaatcaatccactcgtcgcaattccatattctgcaaaaccttacgtctcgcctgaactgcctatctacgccgagtgtcctcaggtcatCTTCCACCACGTCAGTCCAGAAGTTCCGTCTTCGGcaaggtggcttcttccagctcgaacacggcaaactcctcagaactcgttgaacaaggcaatCTGCCATCCTTGATATATGACCAAAAAAACGAAGACGACTTACTTTAGCCACCTTCGATGGCGGTGTGAGATgctgatatcttccacgtgtcatccaccGGTAtatcacatcaatttctgcgtaaagatcttcactgTAGCATACCCTacgccaaaagtagccaagtagacgtctaagcagctttcgttccgtgcaatcaagcctttcaatccccgtagatggtgctgcccaagtatccgatccgtacatcatcaCAAGGCGAactgcggataggtagactcgcagcttgacatTGTTGGTGGTGGGGTCGACCACAAGCATtccgttaaggagttaaacgCAATAGTGACCTTAGCGcatccttcttgttcttcagcgtagagcctaggtaacagaactcatcgacgagttcaatTGATTGCTCGTCCACACTGATTTCTGTTCGAAGTTTCGAAGAGAtgcacatctgcttgcatttatcggGGCGAAGATGtaatccataggctgcagccaacttcgatacaaggttgacaacatgttgaggTTTCGCAGTGCTTTTCGCGAATATAACAttatcgtcggcgtactcgagctCAGTGAAGAGACACCCTGACGGCTGGGACGATATCGGCAGGactgatcgactgttcttcgcatgatgtcgtcgatagcgaagttaaacaggaagggtcctgccactgccccttgtcttactccagttatcACCTCGAATGCTGTTGAGTATCCGGCAGGTGTGCGAACTGCaacagttgttcgttgattcatgtcatcaagcaagcgaacgagcTTTTCTGGGACCCCATCGACGCgtagcgcgttgagaagatggTCTCAATGAGAAGAGTCGAAAGTGGCTTCAAAGTACAGAGAGCTAATTGCATTGACTTCGattaccgctgccagatttcgaccACTCGcctaacgatgaacacctggtctgtcgtagatcggccaggacgaaagccagcttgctcgtcgcgcgttgtttcttcgtgatgcttaataagtcggtccaggataatccgctccaaaaccttgtacataacacacaGCAAgaagattcctcgataattcgtGACGatggtccgtgacggataactttttGTGGAGGAGAATTACGACAGcatgtctccacgagtcaagTATCCTTTCCTCTATCCacattgaacggatgatctttgtcaccTCAAGGATCCCAGAcgaaggaagatatttcagcatttcagCGCTAATCctgtcgtctccaccagattttccattgttCGTCTATTGGATGCAGagcagaacctccgactcaatcagtggttcctccttaaCCGCGTATGTCAGTCTATCAAGGTGCCCAAGTTCAGGAATTGACGGCGCTTGccagttcagcaaggtcttgaagtgatccatccaaattggaagggttgcttcaccgacagcctttccactggcagtgttgaggactggagagcatcttttcatcttgccgctatgctgctttaataaagcataggctctccgcgggttcttgtcctcccacgccttttcaaactccttcgctctcgaCGTCCacttatcgcggtcttgttgcagttgacgacgcaacttccttctcagacgctttttCCGGTTGAAACCGCCAGTGCTGCGGGCGACACATACAAATttgtacgtggatcttgtctctgcagatgcaaaggcaaacttcttccgcggcatttGAACCGGAAGggtttcctttgcagcgtgctggatgcactttgtaaaGGGATCCGTCTCGCAAACTTCTTTCTGGTCCGTACCCGTATCTTAATGCTGagaacatgaatagacacacgttggcggaatttcgttctgcattattcgcctttcagacctgccacgtcgattttcggttgaggagGTACTCCTCGGTTCCTCTTGTGGGACCGTATCTTAATGCTgagaagtttaagagtcctcatcttctgcttgcgctgctcttcactCG is a window encoding:
- a CDS encoding hypothetical protein (NECATOR_CHRX.G25452.T1); protein product: MLVVDPTTNNVKLRVYLSAVRLVMMYGSDTWAAPSTGIERLDCTERKLLRRLLGYFWRRVCYSEDLYAEIDVIYRWMTRGRYQHLTPPSKVAKVSRLRFFGHISRMADCLVQRVLRSLPCSSWKKPPCRRRNFWTDVVEDDLRTLGVDRQFRRDVRFCRIWNCDEWIDSVQTFAEDREGWAQLCSRTAHLGDDACNCVRR
- a CDS encoding hypothetical protein (NECATOR_CHRX.G25450.T2); translated protein: MDVRFRYKVPDGLRPLLEALARETLRSQPEDVIRFAQLFFDELQNHRKNNPNTDIICDPVAYEMFRTDLQRKYNNDTHAPRCASPLDEAATKIQAAFRGHVVRAHPEKFGVANVISRTQSHEKMQSLNTKKDLKRHSIGGYSLEMDTPEDRAATKIQAEIRGFLARKHVEKMKKEDNEAATKIQAHIRGFLTRKHLDEQGLLSPTRSRSSLHSRDSDENHN
- a CDS encoding hypothetical protein (NECATOR_CHRX.G25454.T1) translates to MPRKKFAFASAETRSTYKFVCVARSTGGFNRKKRLRRKLRRQLQQDRDKWTSRAKEFEKAWEDKNPRRAYALLKQHSGKMKRCSPVLNTASGKAVGEATLPIWMDHFKTLLNWQAPSIPELGHLDRLTYAVKEEPLIESEVLLCIQ
- a CDS encoding hypothetical protein (NECATOR_CHRX.G25453.T1); its protein translation is MNQRTTVAVRTPAGYSTAFEVITGVRQGAVAGPFLFNFAIDDIMRRTVDQSCRYRPSRQGVSSLSSSTPTIMLYSRKALRNLNMLSTLYRSWLQPMDYIFAPINASRCASLRNFEQKSVWTSNQLNSSMSSVT